In Candidatus Bathyarchaeia archaeon, one DNA window encodes the following:
- a CDS encoding PAC2 family protein produces MDKPYFREISTPVLESPIFVQGLPGFGNVGKIAAHLLIKFCGAKPFAEMYSPYFPDYVSVNSDGVCHLPKYEFYAAPMEKNDFIIMTGDAQPSFEDVVAHYELCTEVLNFISRYSCPLVITLGGIPSAEDTGRVYVAATSPRLAVEFMEKGAVLYAKGRIVGATGLMLGIAREHGLEGVCLLGATTGFRADRGAAFSVFKFLMKALGNELKEGL; encoded by the coding sequence ATGGATAAGCCATACTTTCGTGAGATTTCTACTCCGGTGCTTGAGAGTCCAATTTTTGTTCAGGGATTGCCTGGATTTGGAAATGTTGGTAAAATTGCAGCTCATCTTTTGATAAAGTTTTGTGGGGCTAAGCCTTTTGCTGAAATGTATTCGCCATATTTTCCGGATTATGTTTCTGTTAACTCTGATGGAGTCTGCCATCTGCCAAAATACGAGTTTTATGCTGCGCCTATGGAGAAGAATGACTTCATCATTATGACTGGGGATGCGCAACCGTCCTTTGAGGACGTTGTTGCTCATTACGAGCTCTGCACTGAGGTGCTAAATTTCATTAGTAGGTATAGCTGCCCGCTGGTAATAACTTTGGGGGGAATTCCATCAGCGGAGGACACGGGACGGGTTTATGTTGCTGCTACTTCGCCTAGATTAGCTGTTGAGTTCATGGAAAAGGGCGCTGTTCTTTACGCGAAGGGAAGAATCGTCGGTGCTACTGGGTTAATGCTGGGGATAGCCAGGGAACACGGTTTAGAAGGCGTGTGCCTACTAGGCGCAACCACTGGCTTTAGGGCTGATCGAGGAGCTGCTTTCTCTGTTTTTAAGTTTCTAATGAAAGCATTGGGAAATGAGTTAAAGGAAGGGTTATAA
- a CDS encoding helix-turn-helix domain-containing protein: MKERLLDGHKICEALSDPTRTEIFRHLLKKYPEAQTINDIKEVLSRSVSATTISFHLKKLREAGLITTDGHKKGFRATRKAISIDFNGNGFRVAEE, translated from the coding sequence ATGAAGGAGAGACTACTCGATGGTCATAAAATCTGCGAGGCCTTAAGTGATCCCACAAGAACAGAGATATTCCGGCATTTATTGAAAAAGTATCCGGAGGCCCAAACTATCAATGACATAAAAGAGGTATTGTCAAGGTCCGTTTCGGCAACTACGATATCCTTTCACTTGAAAAAGCTTAGGGAAGCCGGTCTTATAACGACTGATGGGCACAAGAAGGGATTTAGAGCTACAAGGAAGGCGATAAGCATAGATTTTAATGGTAATGGCTTTCGGGTTGCGGAGGAGTAG
- the amrS gene encoding AmmeMemoRadiSam system radical SAM enzyme, which produces MREAMLYERLENNVVKCNLCGRKCVINEGGTGFCRVRKNERGVLYTLVYGKAISACVDPIEKKPLSHFNPGASVLSIATVGCNFRCQFCDNWVISQEKQIAGRNFPPEEVVKTAKENGCQGISYTYTEPTIFFEYAYETAKLAHQVGFFNTFVTNGYMTPEAVKTIAPYLDAATVDFKGGGDPSFYKTFSLVPSVEPIFECLKEMKRQGIHIEITNLVIPRIGDSIEQITKLALWIKKNLGEDTPFHLLRFHPDYKLIDIPSTPIQTLEKAYAAARNAGLNFVYIGNVPGHPAENTYCPSCNELLIKRFSFAITRWNLTKDMRCPVCGREIPIKGELHSGGCIYPYALF; this is translated from the coding sequence ATGCGTGAAGCTATGCTTTATGAACGCTTAGAAAATAATGTGGTAAAGTGCAATTTGTGTGGGCGGAAATGTGTAATAAACGAAGGTGGGACTGGTTTTTGCCGTGTCAGAAAAAATGAGAGAGGTGTTCTCTATACATTGGTTTATGGCAAAGCCATTTCGGCTTGTGTGGATCCAATAGAGAAGAAGCCGCTTTCACATTTTAACCCCGGTGCATCTGTGCTTTCCATCGCCACTGTGGGATGCAACTTCCGCTGTCAATTTTGCGATAACTGGGTGATAAGTCAGGAGAAACAAATTGCTGGCAGAAATTTTCCTCCAGAAGAGGTTGTGAAGACAGCCAAAGAAAATGGCTGCCAAGGGATAAGCTACACATACACGGAACCCACAATATTCTTCGAATATGCCTATGAAACCGCTAAACTTGCCCACCAAGTTGGCTTTTTTAACACTTTCGTTACGAATGGATACATGACACCCGAGGCTGTTAAGACTATTGCACCTTACCTTGACGCTGCCACCGTGGATTTTAAAGGCGGCGGCGACCCAAGTTTTTACAAGACATTTTCGCTGGTCCCCTCTGTGGAGCCCATTTTTGAGTGTTTGAAGGAGATGAAGCGCCAAGGCATCCACATAGAAATCACAAACCTTGTAATACCTAGAATAGGCGATTCCATAGAGCAAATCACAAAACTTGCCCTTTGGATTAAAAAGAATCTTGGAGAGGATACACCCTTTCATCTGCTTCGGTTTCACCCTGACTATAAGTTAATTGATATTCCATCAACGCCGATTCAAACATTAGAAAAGGCTTATGCAGCTGCCAGAAATGCTGGTTTGAACTTTGTCTATATAGGGAATGTTCCTGGTCATCCCGCTGAGAATACTTACTGCCCTAGCTGCAATGAACTTTTAATCAAGCGCTTTAGCTTTGCTATCACAAGATGGAACTTGACAAAGGATATGCGTTGCCCAGTGTGTGGGCGTGAAATTCCAATAAAGGGGGAACTTCACTCAGGCGGTTGCATCTACCCCTATGCGTTATTTTAA
- a CDS encoding radical SAM protein, whose amino-acid sequence MKPMWKFLRPDALAVLNDEMARRSLSRYFAVMQNTKPAKFQIAKKLPADFDEEDSIEELWRKHEKLTQDFYKLEKEIDARQKSLEELPYPEKSYMDLKIEIARRILERCHFCIRRCSVNRLKGELGFCKCGSEIKVSSIFEHMGEEPELVPSGTIFTMGCTMRCKHCQNWTISQWIEEGATYQPEELAKEVELLRRSGCRNANLVGGDPTPWLKHWLETFKHVTVNIPVVWNSNTYYSPETAQLLAGFVDVYLLDFKYGPGDCAVRISEAPKYWEVCTWNHLIASRYGELIIRVLVLPGHLECCTKAILNWIVENLGKEVRVNVMFQYRPEWRAYEIPELRRRLTRDEMDKAVRLAKEAGLRNFIT is encoded by the coding sequence GTGAAGCCAATGTGGAAATTTCTGCGGCCCGATGCCTTGGCTGTTTTGAATGATGAAATGGCAAGAAGAAGCTTGTCTCGGTATTTTGCCGTCATGCAGAATACTAAACCAGCTAAGTTTCAAATAGCCAAAAAACTTCCAGCGGACTTTGATGAAGAAGACAGTATTGAAGAGCTTTGGCGAAAACATGAGAAACTTACACAAGACTTTTACAAACTTGAAAAGGAAATAGATGCAAGACAAAAAAGCTTGGAGGAGCTACCTTATCCTGAAAAATCCTACATGGACCTTAAGATTGAAATTGCGCGGCGTATACTGGAAAGGTGTCATTTTTGTATTAGAAGATGCAGTGTTAACAGACTTAAAGGTGAACTGGGCTTTTGCAAATGCGGCTCTGAAATAAAAGTTTCAAGCATATTCGAGCATATGGGCGAGGAGCCCGAGCTTGTTCCATCGGGGACGATATTTACCATGGGCTGTACGATGCGTTGTAAGCACTGTCAGAACTGGACTATATCCCAGTGGATTGAGGAAGGCGCGACTTATCAACCAGAAGAGTTGGCAAAAGAGGTTGAGCTCTTACGTCGAAGCGGGTGTAGAAATGCAAATCTTGTAGGCGGTGACCCCACACCGTGGCTCAAACATTGGCTTGAAACGTTTAAGCACGTAACCGTTAACATACCGGTTGTCTGGAACTCTAACACCTATTACAGTCCAGAAACAGCTCAGCTTTTAGCTGGTTTTGTGGATGTTTACCTACTGGACTTCAAGTACGGGCCTGGTGATTGTGCTGTTAGAATCTCAGAAGCACCAAAGTATTGGGAGGTTTGCACGTGGAATCACCTAATTGCGAGTAGGTATGGAGAGCTTATCATACGCGTATTGGTGTTGCCTGGGCATTTAGAATGTTGTACAAAAGCCATACTAAACTGGATAGTGGAAAATCTTGGTAAAGAGGTAAGAGTTAACGTTATGTTTCAGTATAGACCTGAATGGCGGGCGTATGAGATTCCGGAATTACGGAGAAGACTGACAAGAGATGAGATGGACAAAGCTGTTAGGCTAGCAAAAGAAGCGGGGTTAAGAAACTTCATAACATAA
- a CDS encoding NADH pyrophosphatase zinc ribbon domain-containing protein: protein MPYCPECGGEMRYIPATRHYVCQSCGLSVTQQELIELREKLRTSAEDDEKEKRRKEYLKWWLSSKKK from the coding sequence ATGCCTTATTGCCCGGAATGCGGTGGAGAAATGCGATATATACCCGCTACTAGGCATTATGTTTGCCAAAGCTGCGGCCTTTCCGTCACTCAGCAGGAGCTCATTGAACTGCGGGAGAAACTTAGAACTTCAGCAGAAGACGATGAAAAAGAAAAGCGAAGAAAAGAGTACCTGAAGTGGTGGCTTAGCAGCAAGAAAAAGTAA
- a CDS encoding nicotinamide mononucleotide deamidase-related protein, with product MQIEIICVGSELLIGKTLNTNAQWLARRVTSLGASVRRITVVGDDVDEIASAVREALGRKPRFIITTGGLGPTFDDKTLEGIAKALNRSLMLNGKALKMVKEKYEEYAKAGRMDSAELTPHRVKMAMLPEGAEPLPNPVGTAPGVRLDVNGAVIISLPGVPAEMETIFEESVVPLLKKETGDLMFFEASLHVDNIMESTLAPLIDLVMRDNPYVYIKSHPKGEERKPHIELHFSTTAKDSRVAKDRLGKAIMQLSELIKEKGGKVKTFKT from the coding sequence ATGCAAATCGAAATAATTTGCGTTGGTAGTGAGCTCTTAATCGGCAAGACATTAAACACTAACGCGCAGTGGCTTGCTAGACGCGTGACATCCCTTGGGGCTTCTGTCCGAAGAATCACAGTGGTAGGTGATGACGTTGATGAAATTGCAAGCGCAGTGCGAGAAGCCTTGGGGCGGAAGCCTCGTTTCATTATAACTACTGGTGGTCTAGGCCCAACATTTGATGACAAAACATTAGAAGGTATAGCAAAAGCCTTAAACCGTAGCTTAATGCTTAACGGCAAAGCCCTAAAAATGGTTAAAGAAAAATATGAGGAATATGCCAAAGCTGGTAGGATGGATTCCGCTGAATTAACCCCCCATAGGGTTAAAATGGCAATGCTTCCTGAGGGAGCAGAACCTCTACCGAATCCTGTTGGTACAGCACCTGGTGTGCGCTTGGATGTAAATGGTGCTGTCATTATCTCGTTGCCAGGTGTGCCCGCGGAAATGGAAACTATTTTCGAGGAATCCGTGGTTCCATTGCTTAAAAAGGAAACGGGAGACCTAATGTTTTTTGAAGCCAGCTTACATGTGGATAACATTATGGAATCAACGTTAGCTCCATTAATTGACTTGGTTATGCGCGACAATCCTTATGTTTATATTAAGTCTCATCCGAAAGGGGAAGAGAGGAAACCTCACATAGAGCTCCATTTCTCGACGACAGCGAAAGACTCGAGAGTTGCAAAGGATCGCTTGGGAAAGGCCATAATGCAGCTTTCTGAGCTCATAAAAGAGAAGGGTGGAAAAGTTAAAACTTTTAAGACTTGA
- a CDS encoding Ig-like domain-containing protein, producing the protein MKTMMRKHLITCAVIAVLATTLYFSLCYPSSSYSISYFLLKDFDSLERYRLNIAIPESLYEYYRGLPHRQVSIQDFAKFVTPYPLQPIADKLWDIYSDPEDFANGVLMIVHQIPYSATSPAKYPIETIVENLGDCDLFSYVAASIMKAGGLDVVLLYYEDEMHMNVGVHLPNPPRYARTPVFYVTYNNVRYYIAECTGGNWMTGWRVGECPESLRQASCKVISLREYEEWAPGQVSASYRALQSSSIFLTASSNFGIEGTVITFHGQLSPELSNKSITIYFKTGTSPWSVLAIVKTDSNGRFSFTWTAKETGVCYLRASWSGDYEYAGADSPIVTLTIISRFFLLLFVATAVLVCIGVFILHCAPVNTM; encoded by the coding sequence TTGAAAACTATGATGCGAAAACACCTTATAACATGTGCAGTCATCGCTGTTCTGGCAACTACGTTGTATTTTTCTTTGTGCTATCCGTCAAGCAGCTATTCTATCTCCTATTTTCTTCTGAAGGATTTCGACAGTTTAGAAAGATATAGATTGAATATCGCTATTCCCGAGTCGCTTTATGAATATTATCGCGGTTTGCCTCATAGACAAGTTTCTATCCAGGATTTTGCAAAATTCGTTACCCCCTATCCCCTTCAGCCAATTGCTGATAAACTTTGGGATATATACAGCGACCCTGAGGACTTTGCAAATGGGGTTCTTATGATAGTGCATCAAATACCTTATAGTGCAACTTCACCCGCTAAATATCCAATTGAGACCATCGTTGAAAACCTTGGAGACTGTGATCTGTTCAGTTATGTTGCAGCCTCGATAATGAAAGCTGGTGGGCTAGATGTTGTGCTTCTTTACTACGAGGACGAGATGCATATGAACGTCGGTGTGCACCTTCCAAATCCACCACGGTATGCAAGAACCCCAGTTTTCTACGTCACCTACAATAATGTCCGTTATTACATAGCCGAATGCACCGGTGGCAATTGGATGACAGGCTGGAGAGTGGGTGAATGCCCCGAAAGTTTGAGGCAAGCTAGTTGTAAAGTAATTTCACTTAGAGAATATGAAGAGTGGGCTCCGGGGCAAGTGTCCGCAAGTTATAGAGCTCTGCAATCCTCATCGATTTTCCTAACTGCATCTTCTAACTTCGGCATAGAAGGAACTGTTATTACCTTCCATGGACAACTTTCGCCGGAGCTGTCGAACAAGTCAATAACAATTTACTTTAAGACGGGAACTTCTCCATGGAGTGTGCTTGCTATTGTGAAAACAGATTCTAATGGGAGGTTTTCATTTACATGGACTGCAAAAGAAACAGGTGTATGTTATCTTCGGGCAAGCTGGTCTGGTGATTATGAATACGCAGGGGCAGACAGTCCAATAGTAACCCTAACTATAATATCCAGGTTCTTTCTGCTTCTTTTTGTGGCAACAGCAGTTTTAGTATGCATAGGCGTATTCATCTTGCACTGTGCTCCCGTAAACACCATGTAA